Proteins encoded in a region of the Triticum dicoccoides isolate Atlit2015 ecotype Zavitan chromosome 3A, WEW_v2.0, whole genome shotgun sequence genome:
- the LOC119270448 gene encoding G-type lectin S-receptor-like serine/threonine-protein kinase SD1-13, which produces MHLPFLHLVIIVLLIPWPFSSVLLCAPVSVLVPGMRLAPDKTLTSDQGSFALDFFTPSNSTENTYVGIWFNDIPLRTIVWVANRDNPITDASSAMLTMTGNSSLMLSENNGHHILWMANTITGSNSSAKLLNNGNLVVLSSDSDMLWQSFENPSDTILAGMPMQATHKTHPPWRIISWKGPEDPSKGRFSVGNDLDTPLQSFIWNGSVPYFRAAVRNGYVSSNGGLQAVSPLMYLTIYMGTNGETYSTFGLSDGSSRIFYKVDYSGKTTIWRWNTSLTDWTLITSWPAYRCNLYGYCGAYGYYDNTQGIPTCKCLAGFDPSNKTEWVGGIFSHGCRRKEELQCGGQDNFLTLPAMKVPDKFVRPWNKSYDDCKVECSKNCSSVAYAYANLSTTYIDGDATRCLMWTGELIDVGKGAIGNENLYLRLAALSRKGQKSIVIKVIPGISASVLLILLLACLVWSCKFKGKHDKKGRPKRLIMGDLRSSDGLGEETHELPFISFEEIVAATNNFSMSNLLGEGGFGKVYKGLFHGNKEVAVKRLSRGSGQGAIEFRNEVVVIAKLQHKNLVRLVCYFVQGDEKLLIYEYLPNRSLDTTLPFQF; this is translated from the exons ATGCATCTGCCTTTTCTCCACTTGGTCATCATCGTGCTCCTGATTCCTTGGCCCTTCAGTTCAGTGCTTCTGTGCGCACCTGTCAGTGTGCTTGTCCCTGGCATGAGACTCGCTCCTGACAAAACTCTCACCTCGGACCAAGGTTCGTTCGCCTTAGACTTCTTTACCCCCTCAAATTCAACTGAAAATACATATGTTGGCATATGGTTCAACGATATCCCATTGCGCACCATCGTCTGGGTTGCCAACCGCGATAATCCGATCACTGATGCTTCATCCGCGATGCTTACTATGACCGGCAACTCTAGCCTTATGTTGTCTGAAAACAATGGCCACCACATACTTTGGATGGCAAACACAATCACTGGCAGCAACTCTTCGGCCAAACTTCTCAACAATGGCAATCTTGTAGTCCTATCATCAGACAGTGACATGTTATGGCAGAGTTTCGAGAATCCAAGCGACACCATCCTTGCTGGCATGCCTATGCAGGCGACCCACAAGACACACCCACCATGGCGGATCATCTCTTGGAAGGGCCCTGAAGACCCGTCAAAAGGCAGGTTCTCTGTTGGGAATGACCTTGACACTCCCCTACAGTCCTTCATCTGGAATGGGTCAGTGCCATACTTCCGTGCTGCTGTGAGGAACGGCTATGTATCCTCCAACGGGGGCCTCCAGGCAGTTAGTCCACTCATGTATTTGACGATTTACATGGGCACCAATGGCGAGACCTATTCAACATTTGGACTATCAGATGGCTCCTCCAGGATATTTTACAAGGTTGACTACTCTGGAAAGACCACGATATGGAGATGGAATACCAGCTTAACAGATTGGACCCTCATTACATCGTGGCCAGcttaccggtgcaatctctatggATACTGTGGTGCATATGGCTACTACGACAACACACAGGGAATTCCTACATGCAAGTGCCTTGCTGGATTTGACCCTAGTAACAAAACAGAGTGGGTTGGAGGCATTTTTTCTCATGGTTGCCGGCGAAAGGAGGAACTGCAGTGTGGTGGACAGGACAATTTCCTGACCTTGCCAGCAATGAAGGTGCCAGACAAGTTTGTACGCCCGTGGAACAAAAGCTATGATGACTGCAAAGTGGAGTGCAGCAAAAATTGCTCATCTGTAGCATATGCTTATGCTAATCTAAGCACCACCTACATTGATGGGGATGCAACAAGGTGCCTGATGTGGACCGGGGAGCTGATTGACGTGGGGAAGGGTGCCATTGGCAATGAGAACCTATATCTCCGGCTTGCTGCCTTGTCAA GAAAAGGGCAAAAGAGCATCGTAATAAAAGTTATACCAGGAATTTCAGCAAGTGTGTTGCTGATACTTCTATTGGCATGCCTTGTATGGTCCTGCAAGTTTAAAG GAAAACATGACAAGAAAGGAAGACCAAAGAGACTGATAATGGGGGATTTGCGCAGTAGTGATGGACTCGGAGAGGAAACTCATGAACTTCCATTTATTAGCTTTGAGGAAATAGTTGCTGCAACAAACAACTTCTCTATGTCCAATTTGCTAGGAGAAGGCGGCTTTGGTAAAGTTTACAAG GGGCTCTTCCATGGCAACAAAGAAGTTGCTGTTAAAAGGCTCAGTAGAGGTTCTGGGCAGGGGGCAATAGAGTTTAGGAATGAAGTAGTCGTGATTGCTAAACTGCAACACAAAAACCTTGTAAGGCTTGTCTGTTATTTTGTGCAGGGCGATGAAAAGCTACTTATTTATGAGTATCTGCCAAACAGAAGCCTGGATACCACTCTTCCTTTTCA ATTCTGA
- the LOC119273450 gene encoding NAC domain-containing protein 92-like produces the protein MEEETNLGGAGGVEVKEEEGVESFEPTEDELVLHFLRPQLRGFAPRVAGAVVEADPCAAPPWDLLERHGLLRRGHGYFFHARRRGKGGPVQVRRTPLGGGGTWMHSGNREDRRSVTELGVVARWSMTRYCFYARDSAQGRRSTGWVMSEYEITDPRCYRRADDGEEEEYWVLCHVRRSTRKNVKPRSRRR, from the coding sequence ATGGAGGAGGAGACAAATCTGGGCGGCGCCGGCGGAGTGGaggtgaaggaggaggagggggtcgagtCGTTCGAGCCGACAGAGGACGAGCTGGTGCTGCACTTCCTGCGGCCGCAGCTGCGCGGGTTCGCGCCGCGCGTGGCGGGCGCGGTGGTGGAGGCGGACCCGTGCGCGGCGCCGCCGTGGGACCTTCTGGAGCGGCACGGGCTGCTGCGGCGCGGTCACGGCTACTTCTTCCATGCGCGGCGGCGCGGGAAGGGGGGCCCGGTGCAGGTGCGGCGCACcccgttgggcggcggcggcacgtGGATGCACAGCGGCAACAGGGAGGACCGGCGGTCCGTGACGGAGCTGGGCGTGGTGGCGCGGTGGTCCATGACGCGCTACTGCTTCTACGCCCGGGACAGTGCGCAGGGGCGGCGGAGCACCGGGTGGGTCATGTCCGAGTACGAGATCACGGACCCGCGGTGCTACCGCCGCGccgacgacggcgaggaggaggagtactGGGTGCTCTGCCACGTCCGCCGCAGCACCAGGAAGAACGTCAAGCCGCGCTCGCGGAGGCGGTAG